One part of the Mycolicibacterium aromaticivorans JS19b1 = JCM 16368 genome encodes these proteins:
- a CDS encoding DUF881 domain-containing protein — protein MRLTQRRRDPTIPAAATTGAQRSPWRFGVPVVCLLAGVLLAATHGVSGGSEIRRSDSPRLVDLVHDAQQSVDRLSAQRDALASQIDSTHGGGSGTALAAMQARADELAATAGLNPVHGAGLVVTLSDAQRDANGRFPRDASPDDLVVHQQDIQAVLNALWSAGAEAIQMQDQRIIGTSAPRCVGNTLLLNGRTYSPPYKITAIGDASAMQAALASAPLVTLYKQYVVRFGLGYSEQVRDDVQVAGYTEPVRMRYAQPAGPVGY, from the coding sequence ATGAGATTAACGCAGCGGCGCCGTGACCCGACAATTCCGGCGGCAGCGACGACGGGTGCCCAGCGCTCGCCGTGGCGGTTCGGCGTCCCGGTGGTGTGCCTGCTGGCGGGCGTTCTGCTGGCCGCCACCCACGGTGTGTCCGGAGGCAGCGAGATCCGCCGCAGCGACTCACCCCGGCTCGTCGACCTGGTGCACGACGCGCAGCAGTCGGTCGACCGGCTCAGTGCCCAGCGCGACGCCCTGGCGTCCCAGATCGACTCCACGCACGGCGGGGGATCCGGCACCGCGCTCGCGGCCATGCAGGCCCGCGCCGACGAGCTGGCCGCCACTGCCGGACTGAATCCGGTACACGGGGCCGGCCTGGTGGTCACCCTCTCCGACGCCCAGCGCGACGCCAATGGGCGCTTCCCCCGCGACGCCTCCCCGGACGACCTGGTGGTCCACCAGCAGGACATCCAGGCCGTGCTCAACGCCCTGTGGAGCGCCGGCGCCGAGGCGATCCAGATGCAGGATCAGCGCATCATCGGGACGTCCGCTCCGCGGTGCGTCGGCAACACCCTGCTGCTGAACGGGCGTACGTACAGCCCGCCGTACAAAATCACGGCGATCGGGGACGCGTCCGCGATGCAGGCCGCACTGGCGTCGGCTCCCCTGGTCACGCTGTACAAGCAGTACGTCGTGCGGTTCGGCCTGGGCTACAGCGAGCAGGTCCGCGACGATGTCCAGGTCGCGGGCTACACCGAACCGGTGCGGATGCGCTACGCCCAGCCGGCGGGCCCGGTGGGCTACTGA